One genomic window of Mailhella massiliensis includes the following:
- a CDS encoding IS5/IS1182 family transposase — translation LLADRGYDADWFRHALSRKGITPCIPGRHSRKTPVVYDKEVYKQRHKIEIMFGRLKDWRRIAMRYDRCAHTFFSAICLAAIVIFYI, via the coding sequence AGCTTCTGGCGGATAGAGGCTATGATGCCGACTGGTTTCGTCATGCCTTGTCCCGTAAAGGAATCACGCCGTGCATTCCCGGCAGACACAGCCGGAAAACTCCGGTGGTCTATGACAAGGAGGTTTATAAGCAGCGGCACAAGATAGAAATCATGTTTGGCCGACTCAAGGATTGGCGCAGAATAGCCATGCGTTATGACCGTTGTGCACACACGTTCTTTTCGGCCATTTGTCTCGCTGCCATTGTCATCTTTTATATTTAA
- a CDS encoding glycyl-radical enzyme activating protein, with translation MAAAEGIVFNIQRYCVHDGPGIRTTVFLKGCPLRCAWCSNPESHNMHPEPGYNKSKCLGCYRCIQSCPLKALSPAEDGSVQRNKELCRPELCAAQGKEPPCTVCCPAKAMILYGRRMTSSEVVDQVEKDSIFYREGGGITLSGGEPLLQAEFSLAILKESKYRGIHTSIETTGYVDKSVINKIFQYIDYIHMDIKSVNDSVHKKYTGVESTKIMDNLKYIYESFPEATIRIRTPVIPGVNDSTEAITAIARFLKPFTRVTYELLPYHSMGAQKYAYLGKEYSLGSGLIKYKR, from the coding sequence ATGGCCGCCGCTGAAGGAATTGTTTTCAACATACAACGCTACTGTGTCCACGATGGTCCCGGTATCCGTACTACGGTATTCTTAAAAGGCTGCCCATTGAGATGCGCATGGTGCAGTAATCCTGAATCCCATAACATGCACCCTGAACCGGGATACAACAAAAGCAAATGTCTTGGGTGTTACCGCTGCATCCAGTCATGCCCTCTGAAGGCACTCTCCCCGGCGGAAGACGGTTCCGTACAACGGAACAAAGAACTGTGTCGTCCCGAACTGTGCGCTGCACAAGGTAAAGAGCCTCCGTGTACAGTCTGCTGCCCTGCCAAGGCCATGATCCTCTACGGTCGCAGAATGACTTCATCCGAAGTCGTAGATCAGGTGGAAAAAGACTCCATCTTTTATAGAGAAGGTGGAGGAATAACACTGAGTGGCGGAGAACCACTCCTTCAGGCAGAATTTTCTTTGGCAATACTAAAAGAATCCAAGTACAGGGGAATACACACCTCCATAGAAACCACAGGATATGTGGATAAATCTGTTATTAATAAAATATTTCAATATATTGATTATATTCATATGGATATAAAATCTGTAAATGATTCAGTACATAAAAAATATACAGGAGTTGAATCAACAAAAATTATGGATAATTTAAAATATATATATGAATCATTTCCAGAAGCTACCATAAGGATCAGAACTCCTGTCATTCCAGGAGTGAATGACTCAACGGAAGCCATTACGGCCATTGCCCGTTTTCTCAAGCCTTTTACCCGAGTAACCTACGAGCTGCTGCCCTATCATTCCATGGGGGCGCAGAAATATGCCTATCTGGGAAAGGAATATTCTCTAGGTTCAGGACTCATTAAATATAAAAGATGA
- the hpsG gene encoding (2S)-3-sulfopropanediol dehydratase has product MSCCTCLSSHEKTLELIKEGKADPKRALHRRLYAMADKFVGTTPYIDMERGRLFTESMKETEGEHLTLRWAKALMHIAKNITVYVDDLQLIAGRCGTDKGRYGILYPELDGDFFADVLETVAGRKDVALLVSKEDVEMAKAEIAPYWTGKTLHEDIVRHLPDFCKRLSYNDPLGRDPRFIAIECATQRAGTNWTPDYAKVLNKGMAWVKAQAQAKIDALDPTDIAASVEKKPFYEAIIITADALILWARRHAVLAREKAAKCTDPVRKAELLVIAEHCEWVPEHPARTFHEALQSQWFLQAFCRLEHRAGGIVTNGRMDQYLYPFYKKDMEEGRLTEEQALELLDCLWGAIAQYIDVSITPVSAKLLNGYASWETVTVGGQDRSGHDATNELTYLILKSRQDCPLPHPELSARIHSCAPERYLRMVAETIKVGMGFPKVINDHEIINHFMAQGAPLADCFDYIHSGCTEVRLGNRDVNTTPTTQVNFPAFVELTLYNGHMLKHGDELLTFASGDPRSFATWEEFFDAFTRQLKYGLKVAFTNQYIIHRLRARHFAGPLASGLHDLCFEYAIDLHDYRHVPGSIDSTYFNCFGYATTIDSLSAIKKFVYDEKTVSMDLLLTALRANFEGYEDLRLMLNSAPAFGNNDPYADAIGLELDRISQQFCIDHEYSLGHRMSYRMVSVTGNVPHGAEVSAMPNGRKAYEPISDNCSASHGVDTAGPTAVLLSNHNTKNFGMSHYAARLLNLKLTPACVRGEEGTRNLMSLLRAVVDLKLWHAQFNVINRETLIAAQQHPEQYKNLIVRVSGFSAYFTDLSKAMQDDIIGRTGYDHI; this is encoded by the coding sequence ATGAGCTGCTGTACCTGCTTATCTTCCCATGAAAAGACCCTGGAACTGATTAAGGAAGGCAAGGCCGACCCCAAGCGGGCCCTGCATCGTCGACTTTACGCGATGGCGGATAAATTCGTAGGAACGACGCCGTACATCGACATGGAGCGCGGCAGGCTGTTCACCGAATCCATGAAGGAAACGGAAGGGGAACATCTTACGCTCCGCTGGGCAAAGGCTCTCATGCACATCGCCAAGAACATCACCGTCTATGTCGACGACCTGCAGTTGATTGCAGGGCGCTGCGGTACGGACAAAGGGCGTTACGGTATCCTGTATCCCGAGCTGGACGGCGACTTTTTCGCGGATGTTCTGGAAACAGTGGCAGGTCGTAAGGACGTGGCCCTGCTTGTCTCCAAGGAAGATGTGGAAATGGCCAAGGCCGAAATAGCCCCGTACTGGACGGGCAAGACCTTGCACGAGGACATCGTGCGTCATCTTCCCGACTTCTGCAAGCGCCTGTCCTACAACGATCCTCTCGGACGCGATCCGCGCTTCATCGCCATTGAGTGTGCAACGCAGCGTGCGGGCACGAACTGGACGCCGGATTACGCAAAGGTACTCAACAAGGGGATGGCCTGGGTGAAGGCTCAGGCTCAGGCCAAAATCGATGCCCTGGATCCTACGGATATCGCCGCTTCCGTGGAAAAAAAGCCGTTCTATGAAGCCATCATCATTACGGCTGACGCCCTGATCCTGTGGGCCAGAAGACATGCCGTTCTGGCACGCGAAAAGGCGGCAAAGTGCACCGATCCCGTCAGGAAAGCGGAACTTCTGGTAATCGCAGAACACTGCGAATGGGTGCCGGAACATCCCGCACGTACCTTCCATGAAGCTCTGCAGTCCCAGTGGTTTCTTCAGGCTTTCTGCCGCTTGGAACATCGTGCGGGCGGTATCGTCACCAACGGCCGCATGGATCAGTATCTGTATCCCTTCTACAAGAAGGATATGGAAGAAGGTCGCCTTACCGAAGAGCAGGCTCTTGAACTGCTTGACTGCCTCTGGGGCGCCATCGCACAGTACATCGACGTTTCCATCACACCGGTTTCGGCAAAACTTCTCAATGGTTATGCATCCTGGGAAACCGTCACCGTCGGAGGCCAGGATCGCTCCGGCCATGATGCCACCAACGAACTGACCTATCTCATACTGAAATCCCGTCAGGATTGCCCGTTGCCCCATCCCGAGCTTTCAGCCCGTATCCACAGCTGTGCTCCAGAGCGTTATCTGCGTATGGTGGCGGAAACCATCAAGGTAGGCATGGGATTCCCCAAAGTCATCAACGACCACGAAATCATCAATCACTTCATGGCGCAGGGCGCGCCTCTCGCCGACTGCTTTGACTATATTCATTCCGGCTGTACAGAAGTGCGCCTGGGCAACCGCGACGTCAACACCACACCGACCACTCAGGTAAACTTCCCTGCCTTTGTGGAACTCACCCTCTATAACGGGCATATGCTCAAGCATGGGGATGAGCTGCTGACCTTCGCCTCGGGCGATCCCCGCAGCTTCGCCACCTGGGAAGAATTCTTCGATGCCTTTACAAGACAGCTCAAGTACGGCCTGAAAGTCGCATTCACCAACCAGTACATTATCCACCGGCTGCGTGCCCGGCACTTCGCCGGTCCCCTCGCCTCCGGTCTGCACGACCTGTGCTTTGAATACGCCATCGATCTGCACGACTACCGCCATGTTCCGGGCAGCATCGACAGCACCTATTTCAACTGCTTCGGATACGCCACCACCATCGACTCTCTGAGCGCCATCAAGAAGTTCGTCTACGACGAGAAAACCGTGAGCATGGATCTTCTGCTTACTGCTCTTCGTGCCAACTTCGAAGGCTATGAAGACCTTCGCCTGATGCTGAACAGCGCCCCCGCTTTCGGCAACAACGATCCTTATGCCGATGCCATCGGTCTTGAGCTGGACCGGATAAGCCAGCAGTTCTGCATAGACCACGAGTATTCCCTGGGACATCGCATGAGTTACCGCATGGTATCTGTTACCGGCAACGTCCCTCACGGTGCCGAAGTAAGCGCCATGCCCAACGGCAGAAAGGCTTACGAGCCTATCTCCGACAACTGCTCAGCGTCCCACGGTGTGGACACCGCAGGCCCCACTGCCGTGCTCCTGTCCAATCACAACACCAAGAACTTCGGCATGTCCCATTACGCCGCACGCCTGCTGAACCTCAAGCTTACGCCTGCATGCGTACGCGGTGAAGAGGGAACCAGAAACCTCATGTCCCTGCTGCGCGCTGTTGTGGATCTCAAACTGTGGCACGCTCAGTTCAACGTCATCAATCGTGAAACACTGATTGCAGCACAGCAACACCCCGAACAGTACAAGAACCTGATCGTGCGTGTATCCGGGTTCAGCGCATACTTCACCGACTTGTCCAAGGCCATGCAGGACGACATTATCGGACGCACGGGCTACGATCATATCTGA
- a CDS encoding sigma-54-dependent Fis family transcriptional regulator produces the protein MSQEKYERILREKQNFFEGKAVNPDIIREEILLSWQRSRELGIPLEKDPDRNCRTSDIEGLLSKNSRLLSCSIPLMEKFISSFKRNNTLVVLYNSEGTVLHWMGNDVDFNRVPHNVVGNSAAEEYAGTTGVSLCLRSHETEEVFGPEHWLRRVYNRYAVCSPILSQENRLLGVLNVTQEISNYSLFTRGITELLAHAISEQIRLNTLLSERTVLSEILDIGVMLINRVGVILQCNTKCRKMLNADSGSVIPSEIMEVLTSTSSGRRIMDREIRIGRDRNAQYYILSLIPLEEESCVVTLQKAAQIRKVTAYQSGYSATYAFEDIIGNSVPMLDAIQLARRASSNDSNVLIYGESGTGKELFAQAIHNGSSRKNKPFIAINCGAIPKMLIQSELFGYAEGAFTGARKSRPGKFELAEGGTIFLDEISEMPFDVQVTLLRILQEKQVTRIGEGNARKIDVRIIAASNKNLNNEVAMGAFRKDLFYRINVLSLSIPPLRERKNDIPLLVEELLAKICKHSGRKSVACSPQVMEAFMAYDYPGNVRELENIIDRMVCTLGEGEQYVDRLPEALFPEMKKKVGVEFSGNEEECFSGMTLEQIELNIITRLLEKYNGNINKVATILNISRNTIYNKMKKNGLSIRRVSYNDNDNE, from the coding sequence ATGTCTCAGGAAAAATACGAACGTATTCTTCGTGAAAAACAGAATTTTTTTGAGGGAAAAGCCGTTAATCCTGATATCATTCGGGAGGAAATCCTTCTTTCCTGGCAGCGAAGCAGGGAGCTTGGTATTCCTTTGGAAAAAGATCCGGACAGAAACTGTCGGACCAGCGATATTGAAGGGTTGCTGTCGAAAAACAGTCGTCTGCTTTCCTGTTCCATTCCTTTAATGGAAAAATTTATCAGTTCTTTTAAAAGAAATAATACTCTGGTTGTTCTTTATAATTCAGAAGGAACGGTATTGCACTGGATGGGGAATGATGTTGATTTCAATCGTGTTCCTCATAATGTCGTAGGGAACAGCGCCGCAGAAGAATATGCCGGTACGACGGGTGTGTCCCTTTGTCTTCGAAGTCATGAAACAGAAGAGGTTTTCGGGCCGGAACACTGGCTGCGTCGGGTGTATAATCGTTATGCTGTGTGTTCCCCCATACTTTCGCAGGAAAACAGGCTGCTGGGCGTACTTAATGTTACGCAGGAAATTTCCAACTACTCTCTGTTTACGCGCGGTATCACAGAGCTTCTCGCACATGCTATTTCCGAGCAGATACGCTTGAATACTCTGCTCAGTGAAAGAACCGTACTTTCCGAAATACTTGATATCGGCGTCATGCTCATCAACAGAGTTGGTGTCATACTTCAATGCAATACCAAGTGCAGGAAAATGCTGAATGCCGACAGCGGTTCCGTCATTCCTTCAGAAATCATGGAAGTGCTGACTTCGACTTCTTCCGGCCGCAGAATCATGGACAGAGAAATCCGTATCGGTCGGGATAGAAATGCACAGTACTATATTCTCTCTCTCATTCCTCTGGAAGAAGAAAGTTGTGTAGTGACCCTGCAAAAAGCGGCGCAGATACGGAAGGTAACCGCATATCAGTCTGGATATTCGGCTACCTACGCGTTTGAGGATATTATCGGCAATTCTGTACCGATGCTCGATGCGATACAGCTTGCGCGGAGAGCTTCATCCAATGACAGCAATGTGCTTATCTATGGAGAAAGCGGTACAGGAAAGGAACTTTTTGCTCAGGCCATACATAACGGAAGCTCCAGAAAGAACAAACCGTTTATTGCCATCAACTGCGGGGCAATTCCCAAGATGCTGATTCAGAGCGAGTTGTTCGGTTATGCCGAAGGCGCGTTTACCGGGGCCAGAAAGAGCCGGCCCGGGAAATTCGAGCTTGCAGAGGGGGGAACCATTTTTCTTGATGAAATAAGTGAAATGCCTTTCGATGTTCAGGTAACGCTGTTGCGTATTCTTCAGGAAAAGCAGGTAACCAGAATAGGTGAGGGCAATGCACGGAAAATAGATGTTCGCATTATTGCCGCCTCCAATAAGAACTTGAATAATGAGGTAGCCATGGGGGCATTTCGTAAGGATCTTTTCTACAGGATCAATGTTCTTTCTCTGTCAATTCCTCCTCTTCGGGAACGGAAAAATGATATTCCGCTGCTGGTGGAGGAGCTGCTGGCAAAGATATGCAAGCACTCGGGAAGAAAAAGTGTCGCCTGTTCGCCTCAGGTGATGGAGGCCTTCATGGCCTATGATTATCCCGGTAATGTCAGGGAACTGGAAAATATCATCGATCGAATGGTATGTACACTGGGAGAAGGAGAACAGTATGTCGATCGACTGCCTGAAGCACTTTTCCCGGAAATGAAAAAAAAGGTGGGAGTGGAGTTTTCCGGTAATGAAGAGGAATGTTTTTCTGGAATGACGCTGGAACAGATAGAACTTAATATTATAACCAGACTGTTGGAAAAATATAACGGTAATATTAATAAGGTTGCTACGATATTAAATATTTCAAGAAATACGATTTATAACAAAATGAAAAAGAACGGCTTGAGTATACGGCGTGTTTCATATAATGATAACGATAATGAATAA
- the ruvA gene encoding Holliday junction branch migration protein RuvA, with translation MLSYVEGRVLERTENSCVLVTAGGVGYEIFLPEHALAELPAQGMSCAFYTSFIVREDAQELFGFSSWDERQTFNLLTGINRVGARTALAILSTFRPDDLRRIVADDDASALTRVSGIGKKTAQQIFLELKYKLKGDAPVSLSAPAGKATSVYRDALTGLANLGYDEETAGRVLKEVLDKDADLDVGEALRAALKALARGKK, from the coding sequence ATGCTTTCCTATGTGGAAGGACGCGTGCTGGAACGCACCGAAAACAGTTGCGTGCTGGTGACGGCCGGCGGCGTCGGCTATGAGATTTTTCTGCCCGAACATGCTCTGGCGGAGCTGCCAGCTCAGGGGATGAGCTGCGCCTTCTACACCAGTTTCATTGTCAGGGAAGACGCGCAGGAGCTGTTCGGTTTTTCTTCCTGGGATGAAAGGCAGACGTTCAACCTGCTCACGGGCATCAACCGCGTGGGCGCGCGCACGGCGCTTGCCATTCTTTCCACATTCCGGCCGGACGATCTGCGCCGCATCGTGGCCGACGACGACGCCTCCGCCCTGACCCGCGTTTCCGGCATAGGAAAGAAGACCGCGCAGCAGATTTTTCTGGAATTGAAATACAAGCTGAAGGGCGACGCTCCTGTTTCGCTGTCCGCTCCGGCGGGGAAGGCGACGTCCGTATATCGCGATGCGCTTACCGGCCTTGCCAATCTGGGATATGACGAGGAGACGGCCGGGCGGGTGCTTAAAGAGGTCCTGGACAAGGATGCCGACCTTGACGTGGGCGAAGCGCTGCGCGCGGCTCTCAAGGCTCTGGCCAGAGGAAAGAAGTAA
- the ruvB gene encoding Holliday junction branch migration DNA helicase RuvB, which translates to MVPDSADENIRPQRLEDFIGQEELRANLRVYLNAAKERGQSMDHVLFYGNPGLGKTTLARIMAAELGVNLVTTSGPVLERSGDLAAILTNLSRHDILFVDEIHRMPISVEEVLYPAMEDFTLDLIIGQGPAARTVKLDIEPFTLVGATTRLGLLSSPLRDRFGIISRLEFYTPEELSRVVKRSARILGVEVTDEGALEIGRRSRGTPRIANRLLRRVRDFAAVYGKGVVDGEQARAALARLDVDEAGLDEMDRKILTVLIDHFSGGPVGVKTLAVACSEEIRTIEDIYEPYLIQCGFLNRTPRGRVATPKAYRHLNRLYGGSSQGSLL; encoded by the coding sequence ATGGTTCCCGACAGTGCCGACGAGAACATCCGTCCGCAGCGGCTGGAAGACTTCATAGGGCAGGAGGAGCTGCGCGCCAACCTGCGCGTGTACCTGAATGCGGCGAAGGAACGCGGGCAGTCCATGGATCATGTGCTGTTCTACGGCAACCCGGGGCTCGGCAAGACGACGCTCGCGCGCATCATGGCGGCGGAACTGGGGGTGAACCTTGTGACCACGTCCGGCCCCGTGCTGGAACGCAGCGGCGACCTTGCGGCCATTCTGACCAATCTTTCCCGGCACGATATTTTGTTTGTGGACGAAATTCACCGTATGCCCATCAGCGTGGAAGAAGTGCTGTACCCGGCCATGGAGGATTTCACCCTCGATCTCATCATCGGTCAGGGGCCTGCCGCACGTACCGTGAAGCTGGACATAGAGCCGTTCACGCTGGTGGGGGCCACTACGCGGCTGGGGCTTCTGTCCTCTCCGCTGCGCGACCGTTTCGGCATCATCAGCCGTCTGGAATTCTATACGCCGGAAGAGCTTTCCCGCGTGGTGAAGCGCTCGGCGCGTATTCTCGGCGTGGAAGTGACGGATGAGGGCGCGCTGGAGATCGGCCGCCGTTCCCGGGGGACGCCGCGTATCGCCAACCGTCTGCTGCGCCGTGTGCGGGATTTTGCCGCCGTGTACGGAAAGGGGGTGGTGGACGGAGAACAGGCCCGTGCCGCTCTTGCCAGACTCGATGTGGACGAGGCGGGCCTTGACGAGATGGACCGCAAGATACTCACCGTGCTCATCGATCATTTCAGCGGCGGCCCGGTGGGCGTGAAGACGCTGGCGGTTGCCTGCTCCGAGGAAATACGCACCATCGAGGATATTTATGAGCCCTATCTCATTCAGTGCGGATTTCTGAACCGTACCCCGAGGGGGCGCGTGGCCACGCCCAAGGCCTACCGGCACCTGAACCGCCTGTACGGCGGAAGTTCGCAGGGAAGTCTTTTGTAG
- the thyX gene encoding FAD-dependent thymidylate synthase, whose translation MPEVKARVELLAHTPDPLALVYAAFRQCYHAGDVADMWPQLLSGGISREKQAAFVEKIMASGHASPIEHVSFTFALSGVSRALTHQLVRHRIASYSQQSQRYVDASNMDYVMPPAIAADERARVRFQAFMEEVGAAYRDLKEILEEAGRGSHACEDARFVLPQAASSSIVVTMNCRALLNFFEHRCCTRAQWEIRGVARSMLALCREVLPEVFRHAGARCERLGYCPEGEKFTCGRYPLPAKN comes from the coding sequence ATGCCAGAAGTCAAAGCCCGTGTGGAGCTGCTGGCCCATACGCCGGACCCCCTTGCCCTTGTTTATGCCGCCTTTCGTCAATGCTACCATGCCGGAGACGTGGCGGACATGTGGCCGCAACTGCTTTCCGGCGGCATAAGCCGGGAAAAGCAGGCGGCCTTTGTGGAAAAGATCATGGCGTCCGGCCATGCCAGTCCCATTGAACATGTGAGTTTCACCTTTGCCCTTTCCGGGGTGTCGCGCGCGCTCACCCATCAGCTCGTGCGGCACCGCATTGCCAGCTATTCCCAGCAGAGCCAGCGTTATGTGGACGCCTCGAACATGGATTACGTCATGCCTCCCGCCATTGCCGCCGACGAAAGGGCGAGAGTCCGTTTTCAGGCCTTCATGGAGGAGGTGGGGGCGGCGTACCGTGATCTGAAGGAGATTCTGGAAGAAGCCGGACGCGGTTCACACGCCTGTGAGGATGCCCGCTTCGTGCTGCCGCAGGCCGCCTCTTCAAGCATTGTGGTGACCATGAACTGCCGTGCGCTGCTCAACTTCTTCGAGCATCGCTGCTGTACGCGTGCGCAGTGGGAAATACGCGGCGTGGCCCGTTCCATGCTGGCCCTGTGCCGTGAGGTGCTTCCCGAAGTGTTCCGCCATGCCGGAGCCAGGTGCGAGCGCCTGGGCTATTGCCCGGAAGGGGAGAAGTTCACCTGCGGCCGTTATCCGCTGCCCGCGAAGAACTGA
- a CDS encoding MucR family transcriptional regulator — protein MEDYLKHAIELVKAQASVRVMSEDEMAEMISSLSSKLKKLDCCEEVEEACPSAEAPVVDPKRSIKEKSIVCLECGKTFKVITKKHLILHGLDAASYRAKWGFKKGTPLTCKELQRARRQKMKDMKLWEKRAMAREAAAK, from the coding sequence ATGGAAGATTATCTCAAGCACGCTATAGAACTTGTTAAGGCGCAGGCTTCCGTCCGCGTCATGTCTGAGGATGAAATGGCGGAAATGATTTCTTCCCTTTCCAGCAAGCTCAAGAAGCTTGACTGCTGTGAAGAAGTGGAAGAAGCCTGCCCCAGCGCCGAAGCTCCGGTTGTTGACCCCAAGCGCTCCATCAAGGAAAAGAGCATCGTCTGCCTGGAATGCGGCAAGACCTTCAAGGTCATCACCAAGAAGCATCTTATCCTCCACGGCCTCGACGCGGCTTCCTACCGTGCGAAGTGGGGCTTCAAGAAGGGTACCCCGCTCACCTGCAAGGAACTGCAGCGTGCCCGTCGTCAGAAGATGAAGGATATGAAGTTGTGGGAAAAGCGCGCCATGGCTCGCGAAGCGGCGGCGAAGTAG